A window of the Camelus ferus isolate YT-003-E chromosome 22, BCGSAC_Cfer_1.0, whole genome shotgun sequence genome harbors these coding sequences:
- the LOC102521197 gene encoding zinc finger protein 354B has product MPSYTTLPSASLSFLPEEPGTQEPAVEYALRRGQNAVWARDRFSQASPRRRVRRTTLPRIRGFSRGLHFPEGLATVPAPLPRTCVGRRAFAAGVRGVPASGPTRHHPGRGPSRGCCPAWAVPEPPACGPWKPRSPGEMSVTFEDVAVLFTRDEWRKLGPSQRSLYQDVMLENYSNLLSLGLPFSKPKVISLLQQGEDPWKVERDSPGGASLECKSSPKTTKSTQTQDSLFGGLIRKRLKRDEPWNFISEKPCIYEDKVKKQNRNEILQVISITHTKILAVERSHKNNDFGQNFSLKSVFVKQQRIAREKSLSKYEIQRNSFKQNSNLLNQPKIKTAEKRYKCNTCEKAFIHNSSLRKHQKNHTGEKLFICKECLKAFSQSSALIQHQRTHTGEKPYICKECGKAFSHSASLCKHLRTHTVEKSYRCKECGKSFSRRSGLFVHQKIHARENPHRYNPGRKASSCGTSLPGCQRIHSRKKSYLCNECGNTFKSSSSLRYHQRIHTGEKPFKCSECGRAFSQSASLIQHERIHTGEKPYRCNECGKGFTSISRLNRHRIIHTGEKLYNCNECGKALSSHSTLIIHERIHTGEKPCKCKVCGKAFRQSSALIQHQRMHTGERPYKCNECGKTFRCNSSLSNHQRIHTGEKPYRCLECGISFGQSAALIQHQRIHTGEKPFECKSCGKTFRQSSSLIAHQRIHTGEKPYECNACGKLFSQRSSLTNHYKIHIEEDSLEVDLRV; this is encoded by the exons CTCTTTCCTTCCGGAAGAACCGGGAACCCAGGAACCCGCAGTCGAATATGCGCTGCGGCGAGGCCAGAATGCGGTCTGGGCACGTGACAGGTTCAGCCAGGCCTCTCCTCGCAGACGAGTGCGGAGAACTACACTTCCCAGAATCCGTGGGTTCTCGcgtggactacatttcccagaggGGCTAGCGACGGTCCCTGCCCCGCTCCCTCGGACCTGCGTAGGGCGCCGGGCGTTTGCCGCGGGCGTGAGGGGCGTCCCGGCTTCAGGTCCGACCAGGCATCACCCCGGGAGAGGCCCGTCTCGAGGCTGCTGTCCGGCCTGGGCGGTTCCCGAGCCTCCCGCCTGCGGCCCCTGGAAGCCCCGGAGCCCGGGCGAG ATGTCAGTGACGTTCGAGGACGTGGCTGTGCTCTTTACGCGGGACGAGTGGAGGAAGCTGGGTCCTTCTCAGAGGAGCTTGTACCAGgacgtgatgctggagaactacaGTAACCTGCTCTCGCTGG GGCTCCCGTTTTCCAAACCCAAAGTGATCTCCCTGTTGCAGCAGGGAGAGGACCCCTGGAAGGTGGAGAGAGACAGTCCCGGAGGCGCCTCTCTAG aatgTAAGAGCAGTCCTAAAACCACAAAGTCAACTCAAACTCAAGACTCATTGTTTGGGGGGCTAATAAGGAAAAGACTCAAAAGGGATGAACCCTGGAACTTCATATCAGAAAAACCCTGCATATATGAAgacaaagtaaagaaacagaacagaaatgaaattttacaaGTGATTTCAATCACCCATACAAAAATCCTCGCTGTAGAaagaagccataaaaataatgacttcGGCCAAAATTTCAGCCTGAAATCAGTGTTTGTTAAGCAACAGAGGATTGCTAGAGAAAAATCACtctcaaaatatgaaatacaaagaaatagcTTCAAGCAGAATTCAAATTTACTTAACCAACCAAAAATCAAGACAGCAGAGAAACGCTATAAATGTAATACATGTGAAAAAGCCTTCATTCACAATTCATCCCTTCGTAAACATCAGAAAAACCATACTGGAGagaaattatttatatgtaaagaaTGTTTGAAAGCCTTCAGCCAAAGTTCAGCTCTTATTCAACATCAAAGaactcatactggagagaaaccctatatatgtaaagaatgtgggaaagccttcagccaCAGTGCATCCCTTTGTAAACACCTAAGAACACATACTGTGGAGAAATCCTATAGATGTAAAGAATGTGGTAAATCCTTCAGCCGAAGGTCAGGCCTTTTTGTACATCAGAAAATCCATGCTCGAGAAAATCCTCACAGATACAACCCAGGCAGGAAGGCGTCCAGTTGTGGTACATCCCTTCCTGGATGTCAGAGAATTCATTCCAGGAAGAAGTCCTATTTATGTAACGAATGTGGCAATACCTTTAAGTCCAGCTCATCCCTTCGTTaccatcagagaattcacactggagagaaaccttttAAATGCAGTGAGTGTGGGCGAGCCTTCAGCCAGAGTGCATCTCTCATTCAGCATGaaagaattcacactggagagaagccctatagatgtaatgaatgtggaaaaggCTTCACTTCCATTTCACGGCTTAATAGACACCGAATAATTCATACTGGGGAGAAACTGTATAATTGTAATGAATGTGGTAAAGCCTTAAGTTCCCACTCAACGCTTATTATTCATGAacgaattcatactggagagaaaccatgCAAATGtaaagtgtgtgggaaagccttcagacAGAGTTCAGCTCTCATTCAGCATCAGAGGATGCACACTGGAGAAAGACCCTACAAGTGTAACGAGTGTGGGAAAACGTTCCGGTGTAACTCATCCCTCAGTaatcatcagagaattcacacggGAGAGAAGCCGTATCGATGTTTGGAGTGTGGGATATCTTTCGGCCAAAGTGCAGCTCTTATTCAACATCAGAGGATTCATACGGGAGAGAAACCCTTTGAATGTAAATCATGTGGGAAAACTTTCAGACAAAGCTCGTCACTTATTGCACATcaaagaattcatactggagagaaaccttatgagTGTAATGCATGTGGGAAACTCTTCAGCCAAAGGTCATCCCTTACTAATCATTATAAAATTCACATTGAAGAGGACTCCTTGGAAGTAGATTTGCGTGTGTGA